Proteins encoded by one window of Ignavibacteriota bacterium:
- a CDS encoding T9SS type A sorting domain-containing protein codes for MKSVLPVVLFLAALGTAAAQTQTSFLVPLYFSAGPEKDTLHFGVNPGNTVGIDDAASFGSYRESMAPPTPPPPFAFDTRFISLPGRVSTYPTGLGTGAFRDVRGYKSNDQVDSFRVRIDGDQTDNGDVIVSWPSNLKDYATKWTIKPQTGSDWPATDMLTTTSVTIPAGAQKNIIIIKTGAFVTETERAADPQVFDLAQNFPNPVHAVTQISFTLPAQQFATLDVYNLLGARVARVTAREFAAGTHTIRFDASRLPAGIYLYRLDSQGASVVRRLHVTR; via the coding sequence ATGAAGTCTGTACTACCCGTCGTCCTTTTCCTCGCAGCCCTCGGCACCGCGGCAGCACAAACGCAGACGTCGTTCCTCGTGCCTCTGTATTTCAGCGCGGGACCGGAAAAAGACACGCTCCATTTTGGTGTGAATCCCGGGAACACCGTCGGCATCGATGACGCCGCGAGTTTTGGAAGCTACCGGGAATCGATGGCGCCCCCGACACCGCCCCCGCCCTTCGCCTTCGATACACGTTTCATTTCCTTGCCCGGGCGCGTGAGCACATACCCGACAGGTCTCGGAACGGGTGCGTTTCGCGATGTCCGCGGGTATAAGAGCAACGATCAGGTCGATTCGTTCCGCGTGCGTATCGACGGTGATCAGACGGATAACGGCGATGTGATTGTGAGCTGGCCTTCGAACCTCAAGGATTATGCGACGAAGTGGACCATCAAGCCGCAGACGGGAAGCGACTGGCCGGCGACAGACATGCTCACCACCACCTCGGTGACCATTCCCGCCGGTGCACAGAAAAACATCATCATTATCAAGACGGGCGCCTTCGTCACCGAAACGGAACGTGCGGCTGATCCGCAGGTCTTCGATCTCGCGCAGAATTTCCCGAATCCGGTGCACGCCGTAACGCAGATTTCCTTCACGCTTCCCGCGCAGCAATTCGCCACGCTCGACGTGTACAACCTCCTCGGCGCTCGTGTCGCGCGAGTGACCGCGCGTGAATTCGCGGCCGGCACCCATACGATCCGCTTCGATGCGAGTCGTCTGCCCGCGGGTATATACCTGTACCGGCTCGACTCGCAGGGAGCGAGTGTAGTGCGCCGCCTGCATGTGACACGATGA
- a CDS encoding alpha-amylase, giving the protein MPRSLLPLIPVLLVLAAPVRAQAPAQQWPVPDWARGMIWYKLIIDRFENGDPANDPTARDLFGEKARPWDISPWTGNWYMLSVKERMSSERFYDNAFLRQYGGDLEGLRTRLGYLKSLGVTGLQLSPVFESTSSHKFDAHSFHHVDPRLGPRGAADTSYLHREQPDNPKSWYMTAADRKFIEVVHAAHDSDMKVIVDVQFAHVSVNFWAFRDLLEKQERSAFASWFFVDEWDRPETPFASEFSYRSMFGVNAFPVLRKDSLGLVSGPREYVFAAVRRWMDPNGDGDPSDGVDGWRIELSHELSLLFWEQFIGFVKSVNPACLVIGAPHPETPKGKRLFDIEETNDFARLATKLLIGGRCTPTGFESGMAEQRASMESGLVDAQINWIDNHETDRLASMCVNPGLAFETMNSFVVNPSYLIRKPKASERATQRLLLLLQYTYPGSPVLYYGDEAGMWGGDDPDCRKPMLWPEHSFEPECAVELNGDPVRYENRFDSTVFSAYSTLLALRAAHVALRAGAMSTFLIDDERGLFGYTRHAGADRVSVVFNAGDTRQDCLIQLAGLPEGLRIDAPLQGLTYYYDRDGLALTIPPRTGLLLIPAQ; this is encoded by the coding sequence GTGCCACGCTCCCTTCTCCCCCTTATTCCCGTCCTTCTCGTGCTTGCCGCGCCTGTGCGCGCGCAGGCGCCGGCGCAGCAATGGCCGGTGCCCGACTGGGCGCGCGGCATGATCTGGTACAAACTGATCATCGACCGCTTCGAGAACGGCGATCCTGCAAACGACCCCACTGCGCGTGATCTCTTCGGCGAGAAGGCGCGGCCCTGGGACATTTCGCCGTGGACAGGGAACTGGTACATGCTGAGTGTCAAGGAGCGCATGAGCAGCGAGCGCTTCTACGACAACGCGTTCCTGCGCCAGTATGGCGGCGACCTCGAGGGGCTGCGCACACGGCTCGGGTATCTGAAGTCGCTCGGCGTGACGGGACTGCAATTGAGCCCGGTCTTTGAAAGCACGTCCTCGCACAAGTTCGACGCACACTCCTTTCATCACGTGGATCCGCGGCTCGGACCACGCGGCGCCGCCGACACCTCGTATCTGCACCGCGAGCAACCCGACAATCCCAAGTCGTGGTACATGACGGCGGCCGACCGCAAGTTCATCGAAGTCGTACACGCCGCGCACGATTCCGATATGAAGGTGATTGTGGACGTGCAGTTCGCGCATGTCAGCGTCAATTTCTGGGCCTTCCGCGATCTGCTCGAGAAACAGGAGCGCTCGGCCTTTGCATCGTGGTTCTTTGTCGACGAATGGGACAGGCCCGAGACACCGTTTGCCTCGGAATTCAGTTACCGCTCGATGTTCGGCGTGAACGCCTTCCCCGTGCTGCGCAAGGATTCACTCGGTCTCGTGTCCGGTCCGCGCGAGTACGTCTTCGCCGCCGTGCGCCGCTGGATGGATCCGAACGGCGACGGCGATCCCTCTGATGGTGTGGACGGCTGGCGTATAGAATTGTCGCACGAACTGTCGCTGCTTTTCTGGGAACAGTTCATCGGTTTTGTGAAATCTGTGAATCCCGCATGCCTGGTGATAGGCGCACCGCACCCGGAGACACCCAAGGGAAAACGCCTGTTTGATATCGAGGAAACCAACGACTTCGCGCGGCTCGCGACAAAACTCCTGATCGGAGGACGCTGCACACCCACGGGTTTTGAATCGGGCATGGCCGAACAGCGCGCGTCGATGGAATCGGGCCTGGTGGACGCGCAGATAAACTGGATCGACAATCACGAGACCGATCGCCTCGCGTCGATGTGTGTGAATCCGGGCCTGGCTTTCGAGACGATGAACAGTTTCGTCGTGAATCCGTCATACCTGATACGGAAACCAAAAGCATCCGAGCGGGCAACACAACGCCTTCTGCTGCTTCTGCAATACACGTATCCGGGCTCGCCGGTGTTGTACTACGGCGACGAGGCGGGCATGTGGGGCGGCGACGATCCCGACTGCCGCAAGCCCATGCTCTGGCCGGAACACAGCTTCGAACCCGAGTGCGCCGTCGAGCTGAACGGCGATCCGGTGCGCTACGAGAACCGCTTCGACAGCACTGTCTTTTCGGCCTACAGCACGCTGCTCGCCCTGCGCGCCGCGCATGTGGCACTACGCGCGGGCGCGATGAGCACCTTCCTCATCGACGACGAACGCGGACTGTTCGGCTATACACGGCACGCGGGGGCCGACCGTGTCTCCGTGGTGTTTAATGCGGGTGACACACGGCAGGACTGCCTGATCCAGCTCGCCGGATTGCCCGAGGGATTACGCATCGACGCCCCGCTGCAGGGACTGACGTATTATTACGATCGCGACGGCCTTGCGCTCACCATCCCTCCCCGCACCGGGCTGCTCCTCATTCCCGCGCAATAA
- the atpD gene encoding F0F1 ATP synthase subunit beta, giving the protein MNKGKIVQVIGPVVDVEFTQGQLPAILNALTVERTEEGDKQGLLVLEVQQHLGEDRVRTVAMDSSDGLVRGMDVIDTGRQITVPVGPGTLGRLINVVGEPIDGLGEIPASTHYAIHRHAPKFDTLSTRREMFETGIKVIDLLEPYTKGGKTGLFGGAGVGKTVVIQELIHNIATHHGGYSVFGGVGERTREGNDLWVEMKESGVLEKTTLVFGQMNEPPGARQRVGLTALTMAEYFRDEEGKDVLLFIDNIFRFTQAGSEVSALLGRMPSAVGYQPTLATEMGELQERITSTDRGSITSVQAIYVPADDLTDPAPATTFSHLDATTVLSRQISELGIYPAVDPLDSTSRILDPLIVGERHYNVAQQVKRALQSYKDLQDLINILGIDELSDEDKLIVHRARRIQRFLSQPFFVAEQFTGFPGKYVPIEDTIKGFEMILNGECDHIAENTFLYAGAIEEVIERHEKSKK; this is encoded by the coding sequence ATGAACAAAGGCAAGATCGTACAGGTCATCGGTCCCGTCGTGGACGTTGAATTCACCCAAGGGCAGTTGCCCGCCATCCTCAACGCGCTCACGGTCGAGCGGACGGAAGAGGGGGACAAGCAGGGCTTGCTCGTCCTCGAAGTGCAGCAGCACCTCGGGGAGGACCGTGTACGCACCGTCGCCATGGATTCTTCCGACGGACTCGTGCGCGGTATGGACGTCATCGACACGGGCAGGCAGATCACGGTGCCCGTCGGTCCCGGCACGCTGGGCCGTCTCATCAACGTGGTGGGTGAGCCGATCGACGGTCTGGGGGAAATTCCCGCCAGCACGCATTACGCCATTCACCGCCACGCGCCGAAGTTCGACACCTTGTCGACGCGCCGTGAAATGTTCGAAACAGGCATCAAGGTCATCGATCTTCTCGAACCGTACACGAAGGGCGGCAAGACCGGTCTCTTCGGCGGCGCGGGTGTGGGCAAGACGGTGGTTATCCAGGAATTGATTCACAACATCGCCACACATCACGGCGGTTACTCCGTGTTCGGCGGCGTGGGTGAGCGCACCCGCGAAGGCAACGACCTCTGGGTGGAGATGAAGGAGTCCGGCGTTCTCGAGAAGACAACACTCGTCTTCGGCCAGATGAACGAGCCGCCCGGCGCGCGCCAGCGTGTGGGCCTCACGGCTCTCACCATGGCCGAGTACTTCCGCGACGAGGAAGGCAAGGACGTGCTTCTCTTCATCGACAACATTTTCCGTTTCACGCAGGCCGGATCCGAAGTGTCGGCCCTGCTTGGACGTATGCCGTCGGCGGTGGGATACCAGCCCACGCTTGCCACGGAGATGGGTGAACTGCAGGAACGCATCACCTCGACCGACCGCGGGTCCATCACCTCCGTCCAGGCCATTTACGTGCCCGCCGACGATCTCACCGATCCCGCGCCTGCCACGACCTTTTCGCATCTCGACGCCACGACGGTTCTCAGCCGCCAGATCTCGGAGCTCGGCATTTACCCGGCCGTCGATCCGCTCGATTCCACCTCGCGCATCCTCGATCCGCTCATCGTGGGCGAGCGTCACTACAATGTGGCGCAGCAGGTGAAACGCGCGCTACAGAGTTACAAGGATCTTCAGGATCTCATCAACATCCTTGGCATCGACGAATTGTCGGACGAGGACAAGCTCATCGTGCACCGCGCGCGCCGCATCCAGCGTTTCCTTTCGCAGCCCTTCTTTGTGGCGGAACAGTTCACCGGTTTCCCCGGCAAGTACGTGCCCATCGAAGACACCATCAAGGGTTTCGAAATGATCCTCAACGGCGAGTGTGATCACATCGCCGAAAACACCTTCCTCTACGCGGGCGCCATCGAAGAAGTGATCGAGCGCCACGAGAAATCGAAGAAGTAA
- a CDS encoding F0F1 ATP synthase subunit epsilon — protein sequence MSAAFDLKIVTPNRVVFEGKAASVSCPGTEGRFQVLAKHAPLLSSLDIGELDVVDEQNTRVEYAVSGGVVQVYHNAVLVLADTAERREEIDTARASAARTRAEQRLAGRTPDTDVERARASLYRALNRLKVARPS from the coding sequence ATGAGCGCCGCATTCGACCTCAAAATCGTCACCCCGAACCGGGTCGTGTTCGAGGGCAAGGCCGCGTCCGTGTCCTGTCCGGGCACGGAAGGGCGTTTCCAGGTCCTCGCAAAACACGCGCCGCTGCTCTCGTCGCTCGACATCGGCGAACTCGATGTCGTGGACGAGCAGAATACGCGCGTCGAGTACGCGGTAAGCGGGGGCGTGGTGCAGGTGTATCACAATGCCGTGCTCGTGCTCGCCGACACGGCGGAGCGCCGCGAAGAAATCGACACCGCGCGCGCTTCGGCCGCGCGCACACGCGCCGAGCAGCGACTTGCCGGACGCACGCCCGACACTGATGTGGAACGCGCGCGCGCGTCGCTGTACCGCGCGCTCAATCGCCTGAAGGTCGCCCGTCCTTCCTGA